The Cryptomeria japonica chromosome 6, Sugi_1.0, whole genome shotgun sequence genomic interval AGCAAGTTGTCCTGACTACTAACTCCTGGGAATGCTTTGGGTTGATGCAACTGAATAAAAAGGACCAACGTGCCTTGGAGAGAGATAAGAAGAAGATATAGGACGCATAGTTATGAAAAAGATGGTAGATCAGGATGAGGAATGGAGAGCCTTCATGCAGTTACAGCAGCAAATTGCAGAAAGACAGGAACAAATAGCCAAACATCAAGAGCAAACAACACAAATACTCCTTAAGATACTCCAAAACatgaataattcaacaattctatcATGTCTCTCCACAATAACGGAGCAAAACGTAGTAACTCAAATCAGAATGGATCTAAAAATCAAAACAGCGGGGTTCCCAGACCCACACAACCCTCATTCCTGGCCAGAGTTGAGTTGACACAAGAAGAGGAAGAGCTGAATCCAACAAAAGATGATTTTAATGCTTGCATAGATTCCTATTCAAGACTCAATCCGGATGTTAACAAAGATATACAGCACAAGGTCAGTAAGTTGTCTCTTCCAACTTTTGATGGCTCGGGAGAGGTCACTGCACAAGCTTGGGTTCAAAAATTAGACACATATTTGTCGCTCAGTCCTATGACAgaagatgaagctatcaaatttGCAATTCTTCATTTTAATGGTATAGCACATGAGTGGTGGCAACATGAACTAATCGtgcaaggacatcctagtatggtgaCATATGCTGATTTCGCACAAAGACTCATAGATAGGTTTGATAGTAACGATCCTGAACTGCGTTTCAAAGAATTGGCACAGTTGAAGCAGCGTGGTTCAATAGAGGAGTATGTAGCAGAATTTCAAAGAATTTCAGTCATGGTGCGGAGTGTTACAGAGATGACACTAATGTTTTTATTTATTGAGGGACTATCAGAGTCTCTACGAGGGTTAGTTAGAACCTTTGAGCTGACCTCATTATAAGATGCTATTCGAAGGGCTTTGAAATTGGAAGATTCAACAACTAAGAACAAATTCTACTTCAAGGCTGTATCAACAAGGCAGCATACAAAACCCTTCCAAAAGACACCCCTCGACCAACAGCATTACCTCCAAAACCAAACAAGTTTGAAGAAATTAAGAATGAGCTTTGGAGGGAGACGTGATTTTCTTGCGAAGAGTCATGGGAACCAGGCCATAGATGCTTGGGGGAGGGGCAAATACATTACATAGAGGATCCTCTTTGTAATGTCCTCTACCcgatctatttcaatatattaaaattgattgatatttttcaattagttaataacaagttcttatttattttcctcattaaatgattaatttcattattcatagttcttaatatagttattagaccctgctactacttcagttttaagggagaagggtttatgtatgttaccaaagcacctagagaccaaatacaataggttccctcaaagtttacagatcccagcccttacctatcttgggacttaatctattgcttggatttaaactgcccctctttggaacatctccttcccatcttcttaaataccgacagtaataacatgatttagactataagtatactaatttcttatgtattatgaatatatatgaaattaagtttgattgtcatacatattgcagtccatattaatgtTACTATtagttctgcataagaacattatcaggcttcatatattaaacaTACTTATTAAACATattcccatgcataccaccaagaacaaggatgttactgcctataaCTCAATAAAcatatccccatgcataccaccaagaacaaggatgttatttGCCTATAACTGAATAATAACAGTTATGATCTGATTTGCTTGATGGTGCTCTTACTGGATGCTTTTATTCCTTTCTTTTATATCCCTTAATGTGAGggcatgcatgccctttggcaagagacacaccctctCACCactagcaccttttgaaagagtgcaactcttcattatttctgccctttgaaagggacacaacctttcataatcagatctgcacttcttatttaaatcaaatatgcacttctcatttttcaaattctcccccctcaaatgagtttctcttctcccttttatatcttacgtctgagggagtcacaacttatcatttcatgccttttgacctttcattaactttaatcaaattttaattatatttaattatattcttttatattttaattttaatttttatatttattcttttgtattttttttttaattattatttattattaaattatatttcaaagtagggacattacactctTGAAGAGGATTCAGAATCTGAAGAAAACAAAGAGCTAAAACAATGATTGGCGAGATAGAATCCGGGAGCAAAGTAGAAGAAGAGATTCCAAGAGGCACTCTTGCTGCTTCTTCTGGTGTACCCACTTTTAGAGTTCGGGGAACCTTGCAGGGTCACAAAGTGACGGTTTTGATCAATAGTGGTGCcactcataattttatagatgcagaTTTGGTTTCCAAGAAAGGTTTGGATGTGAAAAAGCTTGATGGAGTTAATGTTATGCTTGGAAATGGCCGCATTATTCCTTGTAATGGACAGATACAACAACCCAACTTACTTTTGGGAAGTTATCAAGTTAAGGATGATTTCTACGTCGTGAGATTGGGCAAAACAAACGTAGTCTTGGGCATGCAATGGCTTTATACACTTGGAATTTTTTCTCAAAGCTTACAAACAATGGAGTTCAAATGCAAAGTGAACGGGAACGAAGTGATACTTAGGGGCATTTTGAATGAAGCTCCAAGCACAGCTGAATGGAACAGACTGGTGTTATGTATGCAGGAATACCAAACCACTCCATGATGGATACATTCAAGTAAACCGTTCATGTTAAGATACTCCATTAAGATAATGTTTGGTCCATTTTGAATACATTCAAGGGATCACGCCAATGATGTCCACTGTATGAGATATTGATGCAAGTATATCAGTGAGTTGTAACACTTAAGCAATTCAAATATTAATCTTTACTAGCAGCAGCTATAAATTTTATTGTTTTCAGCAAGGCATTTTAATCTCTGAATTACGTTCTATGTTTGCAAATTGTTAATCCATTTAAGTTTATTTGAGTGCTGTTGTTATTAATGGTAGCCTAACAAATATGGCAGTCTCCAATTATTGAGACAGCCATCAAAACCCTAGGTATTTGTATTGTTCATGCATTTTGGACGAGCCAATAAACTATATTGATAATGCATCATCTTATACTCGACTCAAGGATATTTTTTCATGTTCctgttttgtaaaaaaaaaatacttCCCAAGGGTTTAAGACTTTATGTTGTCTTTGGCCTTGACAGGAAAAGCTTAAAGGATGTTTTTGAAAGGGCCTCCACTCTTTTATAAGCTAATAGAACAAAAACAGCTAACCTACAAATGAAAAAGCTTACACGTTATTGCAGTTTAATGGAAATATCTCATCTAGAAAACTCAATGAAATTCACTTGGCAAATTTTTTTACAAGTTTTTGGTTTTTCGTTTACAAAATGAAAACTAAGACACTTATTTGTTTTTCTCCAAGTTAATGGCTATCAATTGATAACAAATAATGGTGGCGTAGACAAGTCCCTCAGTTATAATGACCTAATAATCTACGATGTTAGATTCTAATGGCAAAAAACTTGGCGTGACTTCCATTTCCCAATTGTACAAGGTAGGTATAGAAATTGACATGTAATGAAATAATGAACTAAAACTACTTGCCACTTGGTATCGATAACATGCCCATATGACCATATGAAAGGCATATAAAAAAAAGAAGGATTATATTCTTCCCAAACATAACATTTGTCCAAATTAAAACGAAATTATAGTTGAAATGACATCTATTTATTTGAATAGAATGTTAATTCCTAATTTCACAATCAATGCAACCCTTTTAGAACCATAAATCTCTGGAGAATATTTTTCTTTGTGAAATCTGTAGTCTGTGTTTTTCAAGGACATATGCAGTATGATAGATTTCCCTATCTATATAATCAGTGGTTCTCCAGGTTTCAGGCACGGGGGCACGGAGATGGCAATAGATTTCAAGGttttggagatgacaaggagtcAGCTatcaaaatgataaataaaaattatatttgaattttctttatacaaaaatatcaaaactacCTAAAACTAAAATAAACAAACGATAAGAAGCTGGATGTTTTAAGAGATAAGATAATAACAATCTATTATGGATATAATCCATATTATACACTGTAATTGACAATCATGGATATAATATGAAGCCTGTATATGTAGGATATGTGTCAAAAACGAAATATCAAATCATCCATATTAAATACGTAGTATGTACAGTGGGCAACAAGCTAGAGAGTGGAGTCATAATCGACTGGATATATTTGAAACTGTTTATCATCACTAAAATTGTTAGATTAGAAGTCAACTGCTTCCTGCAATGGGACCTCCAATTAGCCGTACATCCTAGTCCTTGTGAATTTGAACCAACTCCTTAGGCTCCATGCTATTGGTCTGCCCTTGTGGTGGAGGGCTttgggattcaaaaaatgtgaGACATTGTGTACAGCAACAGGTTTCTCTATTCTCCAACaggtaagtttgttcctcttaacagagtggatgaagctatatacCAACTCCTCCCAGCACTAGAGGAATGAAGCTATATACCAACTCCTCCCAGCATTAGAGGGATTGGAAACCTGCAAGAGGCGGCAAATGCCAAATGGACACAAATCTGGAGGCCAGTGTACCCAATACCAGCCATCTGGCGGCAACATCGAAATGTCATAGAGAAGCTTTTAGCTTATCAGCATACCTTTTTATAATTTGTACAGTAAAAGGCTGCCCTAAATTTAATCAGCCATGTATGGACCTCCCCTACAACTCAAAAGTCATACTATGGAATCTTCATTTGCATTTAAGGAGGGTCATTGCAAGCTCTctgcttcttcctcttcatcatctgGGGAACATGATCGATATCACCCCAAGGATtgacatcatcatcttcatcattcaaaatgGTGCTTTTTTGGTTTGAATGCTCTGGATCTGGTTCACTTGGTTGTTTCTTTAAGGATTGAATCTCTATTCGAAGCTCTTCAACAAATTCAGTAAATAAACACCATGGCATGTTGCAAACAACAGCAGAGAAGATCaactgaagctctaataccaattgctgcTTCcctaaagaaatcaaagaaaaaggaatGCAGAAATTTATTGAACAGCAAACAATATGCAAAGATAGGAAGCACCTGCAAATCCCAGTGTAAGTTAAAAGCACTCACAGCCAGCGGCTCTTTGTATTTCAATGTTTTATTAACAAATATGTTTGATAGAGATAAAGCCATACATCTTATAGGGCTTTCCCTTTCTATGTACTAAATTGGAAAGAAAACCCTAACAAGTCTAACTTATGAACAAATTACTCATATACTTCatgtgaatgaatgaatgaaggaattttaatgaAGATCATAAGACCAAGTGGTCTAAGGGACCAAAAACCATAAAATTAATACATTTTTAGATTTTTCCATGTCAGCTCTTCGATTATGGATCTTGACCAAGGAGCTTGTCATTTTTTGAAGCCTTGTCTCCTCAAAAAGCTTGTTCAGACTGCCCACTTTCAACATATTTTCAAACTGCTTACAGATATCCTCATGTTGCACACTCTATGATGAAGTGTCACTCGGTCTCAACCACACCTTTGCTACAAAAGCTGCAAGTTCTTTCTTCCCACTTTCAGGGACTGTCCATCTACCCATTTCAGATCTCAAAGGTGATGAGAGTCAGTTCTCAGTTGTGCTATAAAAATTTTAGCCTTTCCCTTAATTACGACCCTCAAATAGGCGTTTTCATCATGCTTCCATGTGGGGTTGAATTCTTTTACataatgttttttttctttttttcatttatcTGCCATTCAGTTTTGTCCACATGACAGTTCCGAATTTTTCTAACACCAACTTTTTAATCTCTTCATTAGTGTTACGATACTCATGCCAATTAAAACCCATTCAAGTTCATTCACTTGTTTAGTTTCCTCCAAGTCTTCTTCCTACGGTTTAACTTCTCTCCAACAACCATTTTAGGTGTGTGATGCTTATCCATGCCTTCAACCTTTTTAAGTAACATAACAAATGAATTATTGTTGATGCTTCCATTGGGAACATACCAACCTCAGCTAAAAGGATCTCATATGGTACTGTTGACTTGACTTTGAGATTATTGGTGTTTAActgtttttgaattctttctaattCTCTCCATTTGTGATTTGATATGCTAATCCCGTAAAATTCACACCCTTAGGGGACAATCGGCAGCCTTCCAATCCCATAACTTTGCTTTCCTACACCTATTTTGAAGAAGGTAAGAGGTGCTCCATCCTCCTTGAATCCTATTTGTCCTACATGTTTCCCAGCTGAGCCTATTGTCAAAATCAATCCTTAGGTATTTGTATTCTTCCACTATCTCCAAAGAACTTCCCTCAAAGATAAAATTAACTTGTTGCATCTTCCTTTTCAAGGAGAAGATCATGACTTGGTTTTATAGGTTTTCACTTGCATCTTGACCTTTTGGCAAAAGAGGTCTAAAGCCTTCAAATGTTCTTTCAATCCTTGTGTAGATTTTGCAATTAAAATAAGATCATTCGCATACAACAACTACTTCATCGTGCAACCTGCTAGATGCATGCTCTCTCCATTCTTCTAGTTTATCAATATATATAAGCAAACAACATGGGGGAAAGAGGACAACCCTGATTGACTCCAATGTTGCTATCAAAGTATTAAGACATACCCTCTTGAGGTCTTTAGCTCTAATCTGCTCATAAAGCTTATAGACAACCATTCTATACTCATTTGGAATCCCAAGTTCTTCTATTCTACTCCACAACGTGTTCCTAGGAACAGTGGCAAAAGCTTTTTTGAAATTAATGAAGCAACAAAAGGCCTCTCCACCTTGGGTGTCCCATTTTTTATCAAGGCAAACAAGATGTTGCTTGAATTGCAACTAAGCTAAGGGAACATGCTAAAAGATAAGTGCATGTTATTAGGTACACAATAAATGTTGGGAATTTCTAGAAGCTATTTATTTCATCAAAAAAATCACATGTTGACATGAGTCTGGCTTGTGAGTGCTTTAGTGATCTACAGAAGAATTAAGGCATCGACAACCCATCATATGCTGAGGTGAGAGGTATTTCTTAGAGTTTAAGAAGGCATCAAACTAAAATGTCAATACACTACTTAAGATCAATCAAGTTGCCGCACAATTAAGGTTATAttaacaacaaaaataaaaagcTTTTAAATGGACAACTACAATGGATACATGACTATTTAGCTCTCTAAATTGAAAGCAGTAGCTAACAGATCTACCTTCATAAGACTAAAACTGGGGGAGTTTCTTTTATATAtgttttaaaccaaaaaaaaaactggTGTGCAATGTCTAGAACTAGTGGCCTAATGGATAAATTATCTAACACAACAAttcaatttataaaattaaataaatggaatgttatatcttatttaaattcaTTTCACCCAATAAAGATTCATATGCATTCTTTAGATGAAATACTATATTTTTTTTCCATTAAATTATAGAAATCTAAAATAACTAAAAATATAATCATATTTTCTAGAAATAGGATTTTGGAGGAACCTTCAAGGAGCATGTGTAGCATAGAAACCTACAAGATTCATAAATGACAAAGTAATTAAACTAACATCCAATTGCACTATGATCCTCTATACATAGACTCACGTTGTATAgacaacaaacaacaaacacatTCAAAACAATAGAACAcacaataataatattgaaagatgaaagtacTAAACAAGATATCAATAAGTACCAAATAAATGAAATGATATAGAATCAAAATGATAGaaataagacaaaaaaaaatagGGATGGCTGCTTGGGATCTTACTAAGTGGTTAGGCTCTTATTTGATCTTTCAACTTCCacaaaaattataataatattattatttcaaATAAGATAATGCGTGTGATTTTTTAATTCTAATTATATCTAGAAATAGAGAACAATAATGCACATAAAATGAGAATTTAATATCTAAGATCTACAGAAATACTAAATACCATAGAGAAATATAGACTGTGGAGGAGAAATATGGAGAATGGAGCATCCAAGAGCCCTAAGGATAGGATTTACAAATTCCAAAGTAAAATGAAAAATGTTTCATGAATCAatctttgagaaaatagagaatatgatttaatattttaaGAAGTTAGACAAACTTAACACAAAAGAgtaaaagagagaagaaaaagacatGAGGTTTAAGCATGACCAAAAACAATACTATCAACTCAAGAAATTTAATAAGATATATTTTTCATGGATGGCGAGGAGAAGTTATTGTTGTCTTAAAAATCAACTCTATGCGGAGAAGTTATTGTTGTCTTAAAAATCATCTCTCTCAAGAAATATCTAACTATAAAGAAAAATTATTGCCTCTAAACCTTACAATCTCGGAAGAAAGGTAATcatgaatattaaaaaaattaaaaaataatacaagCTCATAATGGTGGATTGATTGTAGTGTGTTTTAACTATAGAACCACATAAGAATATTGTAGTAAGCTTACAAATTTTAGAGAATTTAAAGAGAAAGTATCACACTAGCCAACATAGAATAGCCAAAGCCTCAAATATTTCAAGGCATATAGGGAATGAAGAGAAGACCAAGTCACTAAAGTTGACATTTTTAATCGAGAGGATAGGTAATATGTAACGCCCTACCCATGAGCTCAAAAAATAAACAACTAATAATGCAATTTACatagaaaatatttaaaaaaataaaataaaattctaacttaacgaataaaaaattattttgtgtCCATTTAAAAACACCAAAGAAAGATTCCTATGATAAGCATATATTAATAGCGAGAACCCATGCAAAACACATAAACCCATAAACATGCAAAACATTCATTGATATATAACAACAACTCTAAGTCACAAATACAATAATGCAAAATTTCATGTCTCTTGTAACAACATTCTGGAGGATGCATTGCAAATTACTTCATGAGGGTAGATAATCTCATAACTGAGATACGAAGGCACTGAGACATATGGGATAGGTCCACTTAGCCTCTCACATTGAAGTCCTCCAAAGTATTCTAAATGGGTGGAAAAAGCatcaccacccaaccatgtggtacttGTAGGCCCACCCCTCATGCTCTGAGATAGATACAAGGCCCCAAACACAAAACAAATAGGCCAAAGAAGATACATAGAACATGCATACTTCCAAAAGACAGGAGATACCATAAGACAAGAAATGAAAGTATAGATAATACACAAAACCATCAAAAGGCATCTAAAGAAACTCCTAGAGGGTTTCAAGTAAGACTGATACAATAAGCAACTAGGCCACacaaagggaagagtgtcatcacatagcttcgACATGGGTTACCCAGGTAGTCTCTCTAGACCCCGGCCCCCATTCGACAACTCATGCGGAACCATACATTCATTTCGTAGGGACAAGGCAATGCATGATCTTACGAGCTCAACAAATGCACAGGCCTTCCCGATCTCACCCTCTGCCTATACAAGCACATGAGGCGTGAGTGGGGCACATAATTATCTTGTTAGTGTGTAACCCAACCCAAaatttattaatgttatcacttattacaaAACTCACTTATGGGTTACCCTGACAGCCACTTCCGAGCCCCGACCCCCATAGTGAGCCACTCCCCCTATGTGTACCTAGCTAACCTATCATCTAGGGTTCAGGCAAAAAAATTCAATCCACAGATTAAAAAAACCAACACAAAATCAAATATAGTTAACAAAACTAAATTATAACTGCATGCAAACCCAAATCTTGCAAACAACAATTAGAACACAATCACATCTGACAATTATAATTCAATCAAACCCCCAATTCCCCCTAATAATCATttaaaatcaaattacataaatcaaGAGTAAAATTAATACCTACTTGAAAACCTGTGaaataaaaagagagagaagagaatgttGATGACGAATTCTGAAACACAAATCTTCTCAAATCAGCAATCAGGCTCAAGAAATTCCAATCAAGCTTCAAAGAAAATCTATAAATGCAAAATTCCTGTCCTcaaaattttctaaattcttatctCCAAACTtcgaaaagaaaataataataatcacctCTCAAAACAACTCCAATAAATAAAACACAATTTCCCAAATAAAGCAcacaaagaaaaagcaaaaaccctaaacctaaaaatattaaataaataaataataactaaacaattaaataatattaacaaataataaatcatcaattataaTTATTCTATAAAAAGTTAACTCCTCAAAATTCGGAAAaagaataagtaaataaataattaaaatataattatccatAAAATAAGACAACTAGTTTCCCCCTAGATTGAACAATTAGTTCCACTTCAAagcaaacaaataaataataaaacaatcaCTTGCACAATAATACCCAATAATAGGacacaataaacaataaataataaacaataaacaataaatgataaacaacaataaataataaataacaacTGAATTTATTGTTCAAGATGCAGAGGAGTTGCGAGAGAGGCTGATTCCCAAATTTTGAATTTGGCATTGGGCGGACAAAGCTTCGAGATGCAGGCAGGACAGGACTACAAAGAGGTCGATTCCCAAATTTTGAATTTGGCATTGGGCAAACAAAGCATCGAGATGCAAGCAGGACAAGACTTCAACAGGGTATCACAGATAGAAACTGGTTAGGTCATAATCACACATATGGCCTTCAACAACATCGAGCATCTAATTGGTCGAACAAGACTGGGCGACAGAAATCTGGTCCTAGGGTTGTCTTTGACATTTGTGATGGATCTCCTCGACCCCCAAATAGGGATCATGTGAAGACTTTTGATATAGGAATATAAGAGACTCAATGTTGCTCAGAAGCTGAGCTTAGCTGATAAGTGTTCAGATGCTTACCGTCGTCTCCCATCCTTTGTCTCATGGCCAAATAATGTCTCTATTAAAAGCCCTAAATTTCTGACCAGCCCAAATAATATATTCATTCACAATAGATTTCCGGAAGGAGAAGCTTTCAAGGCAATACGAACTAGCAACGCCCCCTTCATACCAAATAGAGATAACAGAGTTTGGAGAAAGAAGCCGCAAAATAAGAAAATCAGGTCTAATGAGAAGGTGTTGCAAGCTAAAGAAGACAAGACCCGGGATCACTCGGTAGAGAAAGAGGCTAACAAGGGTTTTATTACCAACAGTCATCGCATTGAACTACTAGATGAGCTACTTTCCTCTCATAACAAATTTTTAAAGGAGACGACACTCATAGGTAAATTTTGGGACCAAAATTTACAACTTTCTGATATTATGGAATGGGCAAATAAAATGTGGATAAGGGTTAAAACTATTTCATTTTTAGATTCTCATTCAAACtacttgatttttttatttgattCAAAATCCAATAGAGATGAAGTACATAAGCACAAGGGATGGTTTTGTATGGGCTTAGGTCTATTTACTTTGCCTTGGTTACCCAATTTTAAGCCGGATCCAAATTTATGTCAATTCATGCCTTTCTAGATTTCATTTCCAAACTTACCCCTTGAATACCGAGACCCTGATATTATTGAAAATCTGGCCAATAAGGTGGGAATTTTTATAAAGCATGACTTGATCCCATTCGAGGTTATCCACTTGCAAGTCAGAGTGTGCCTTTTTCTTAACCTCTCAAAGTCTTTTCCCTATTTAATCTCTATTCAGAGCAAATGGGGTACTTGGGATCAGAAAATAGAAATCCAAAATGCTACCTATATAGATCAACACCAAAATGTTCTGGGCCACTATAACACACAGTGCCAGGGTTCTGCTCAACAAAGGATTTTCGTGTGTAAAGATCACACTTCATATCCTCTTCAATGCTCTCTACATTTGTCTGAAAACAAAGGTCTTATTTATGAGGAGGGGTTGGGTGTTGAGTTTTCAATGCAGTCGCTCAAGGTGCAGGATGGGATGACTTCCAATGTCTCTTCTCAATCAATATTTAAAAATGCCCACTCAGATGATTCACTTGGTTTTCCTTACCAGAAAAGCTTTAATGATATAAATCTTAAGACTGTTTATAAAGCATTGCTAGATGCACTTCTTAAGGCATTTCTTCCATCTAATTTGAGAAGGCACAAATGCTTAGAGTTTAATAGCAGCTGGTTTTTTTATAAGACTATCAATGCTACTTTCTCATTGAATGGAACATTTAGGCTTCATTTTGGTAAGCATAAATCTATCAATATCTCACATAAAGGGCTCCAATCTTATTTCAAAAGGGAAAGCATTGTCCAAAATCAGATCTTCCAGAATGATTTAGTGGATCTTACTCATATAGAGTCAAGCTCTCCTTTGCATTTGACTAAATGTAATAAAAAATCAGAAGAAGAACTTCAAATAATGGCAGGCGAGCTATTTTTAAGTGTAGCCTCAAAACGGTTCGATGAAATTGCACATGAGGAGATATTGGGAAAGTATGCTAATTATATGCAACCACTACGGTATGATAATAAACTAGGTCCTTGTATGAATGGCAAAGTTGACAATATGCCTCATTTAACTAAACTTGAGGGCCAGGAGATAATTTCACAGCCTCACTTTGATGAGTGGATTGGGGGACATAAGTTCAGGTTATTGCCCCTGATCATATTTTGCCAATTGATCATGCCAATATGGAGAAAATGCAATCCTTTGTTCCACTTTACCCTGGTCTAGATGAGGATAATATATGTCATCAGTTTCACTGGATGTGTTTCCTAGAATACCGACATCTATAGACCAAGAAGGGGCTATAGCAGAAGAAGAACAATTAGACCATGTCACTTGTAACTCGTCATTGAAAGAAGATCTTTATAAGGGAACCTTTGATTTTTCTCAAACCCTTTCCATCTCCCAAAAACCTACTCTAAGTAAATTAGAATTGAGAACTCCTAAAAAAAGAGGGAGAAAGTCGAAAACggttaaagaaaaagaagaaattgatgctgGTATTCAAACAACCCTTGATATAAAAATTTCAACCTCCAAAAGAGTTACGAGGAGAACTAAATGCAATTCTCCTCAGCAGGTATGAAggtcttatcttggaatgtcaggggtataaatgcccctgacaaaaggAAGAGAATTCTTCTTAGGCAGATGTTGTTTtacttcaagaaactaaattatCAGATGAGGTTTTCCAGAAAACAATAGCCAAATGGCCTAATTGGAAGTCAGCACATAGTCAAAGTATAGGTGCTTCAAGAGGTCTTGTGGTTCTTTGGAATCCAAAGTCGATCATTGCTCATCTTGTAAAACAAGGAACCAATTGACAACATATTAGCATAAAGCATTATGATATATTTTTTGACTTGATAAATGTTTATGGTCCAACTTCTACTCAGGAGAAGAACAATTAATGGTTGTCTCTCACTCGAATCATCCATCAAGTTGCAG includes:
- the LOC131077629 gene encoding uncharacterized protein LOC131077629 isoform X2, whose protein sequence is MIGEIESGSKVEEEIPRGTLAASSGVPTFRVRGTLQGHKVTVLINSGATHNFIDADLVSKKGLDVKKLDGVNVMLGNGRIIPCNGQIQQPNLLLGSYQVKDDFYVVRLGKTNVVLGMQWLYTLGIFSQSLQTMEFKCKVNGNEVILRGILNEAPSTAEWNRLVLCMQEYQTTP
- the LOC131077629 gene encoding uncharacterized protein LOC131077629 isoform X1; amino-acid sequence: MSLHNNGAKRSNSNQNGSKNQNSGVPRPTQPSFLARVELTQEEEELNPTKDDFNACIDSYSRLNPDVNKDIQHKVSKLSLPTFDGSGEVTAQAWVQKLDTYLSLSPMTEDEAIKFAILHFNGIAHEWWQHELIVQGHPSMVTYADFAQRLIDRFDSNDPELRFKELAQLKQRGSIEEYVAEFQRISVMVRSVTEMTLMFLFIEGLSESLRGLVRTFELTSL